acttgtaagttttctttcttcctttttcttttcaaattcgtgatcatcatcatcattttatggagatcaaagttccatttagctttgatcttggttacatcttgttgattcaagcatgaatccttcaagaacattgaagattcaagctttctagctttgaatcttcaccaactttgtagattcatctttctttcactttaatcttgttattttgtgataaagattcaaacttttgtttgtaatcttcatatatcttaaagatccaagctttatgcttcaagatcttcaagaacaattaagatgcaagctttctagcttgaatcttgatatctttttgttagatctaagttctttttgctttgatcatgttgttttgtgaaaaagattcaaacttttgtttgtaatcttcatatatcttaaagatccaagctttatgtttcaagatcttcaagaacacttaaaggttcaagctttctagctttgcaaccttgtaacttgtgtgaaatggatccaagctctctagcttagggttccatcacctcttttgacttggattgtgcttatacttgttgaattgatgtaaagtttgtagctttagttgttattgtgaattgaaattgtgttaagactaaggatatgatgtaaccttggttcatcatccatctaagactcatgaatgagttgtgttcttacttggtcttaacatattgtgtattgatggtgaatcttggtcaaaagtgatgctaaaccatcaacgagttgtacacttgaagctacaagtatcaaggatgagaaccgtgatgagcatcaagcaccaagaaccccaccggagcacttgtccactgattttcgtatctgatcagaccacctgggctactggaaagttgattttcagttagttcggttcgagtagatgattttccgtttaggcctcgtcttaatccgagttacggtttaggatttatggccctccgatagtcactacaccctattaacgttgtgctgaaatttctgacctactcgcacttaaaccgtctccacggtcaaacgaagacgagttaggttctggaaattggtcagttgataggggactcatatacggaaccatagccactgactatgcgtcttttcgatttacgtagaggtcatagcagctgaccgaagtcagcctattgtttcgatctctattcttgtcaaacttacttagcttttatgatgatgaacgatgatgatgatgacacttaaacttattttatgcactattagaatttataaagacaacctactgacctagtaacttttgatttaggttgacgacctttcggaccgacttactacttgcgtactttcattaccgactttaccgcttttatcactgtgagttatagcatccctttttaccacttttactatttttgggactgagaatacatgcgctttttacgttttacatgttaggcacgagtacttacactttatatgtgtgtgggttatacaacggcataaatattctctttagcacggtaacgtttagtcattgatttttgaaccggtgaacgcgaatcttagatatggatccatagggtttgacatccccactcgggctagtcgcgctagcatttaacgggtgtttaatacttcgtgaacatacgcactcgtcaagtgtactttcagggggttataaacgttaagtctagttaccgggtgaccacggttatacatatacttttcatactgttttgatacgctgtttgcagcactgaaatctcgtggcctatcttacgttactattacaacttaaactatagcttaccaacattcgtgttgactttttaagcgtgtatttctcaggtgcctagaggtttattgcttccgttgttagacttgatgtcatgctgttattgaattgctgttaaggacccgctgtactagttatccgctgcattactagagatgtctcaaattatgaaacctatgttttgcattcgtaaacttatgttattttggaacaatggtttgtaataagtcttatgacatgttatctttgtaaaacgttatctttttaatgaatgcaaatcggttttcaaacagcatatagtgtttgaccttgtgatgatcctgttgttgatgatccgtacacgatggttttgtacggggcgtcacataataTATATGAACTAAGCTAAATTATACAGTGGTTATATAGTAGTGGTGTAAACATTGACATGTGGATATTCACTTAGTGCACGCTAATCAAatttataataaatctttttgtgaaGCCTTCTAATTTTTTGTTAGATCTGCAGGTCTTTTTATGATCTTGAAGCTGTTTAAGGATTCCCACTATTTATTCGATCGATAAGTGCAGGAAGCTTTTCCAACATTATCAGCTATTCGGGTATACTTAATAACCATGGATTGTCAAGTCTTCTTGCTAATTATACTGAAAAGGGATGGGCACCTCTTAGAAACAAAATGACTCTTCATGGAAAGCTTCGTATTCCGTCACAGAGGTTCAATGGTGGCGTGTAATTATCTTCAAATGCGGTGAGTTAATAAAAAGAAATAAACGAAGCTATGCTTTGATTTGAATCTGATATTTGCCAACTCTACCATACTACACATGTATAGTCTAGCATTTTATCTTAGGACCAAATATACTTTTCTTATACTTGGTTACACATGTATACAGTGGCGGAACTTGAGTGTACTTTTGGGAGGGGCAAAAATTATTTTATGCGTAAAATGTTTTTTGatgcatttttttatttttatgttggCCCGAGTATATGATACGATTTAAGCTTCATCTAAAACCTTATTACTATCAAGATTCTTGAACATAGACGTTATAAAATTACTTACAAGTAAATCGTAGCAATTAGTAAATTAATTTTGTATTGTATATTGAAAagacatatacatatgtatatatatccatAGCTATATTAGGTAATAAAAATTGATGAAATGATGAAAATAAAAAAAGAAGACAATATATTAATTCAAATTCATACGGAGTAGTTCATAATAGACATAATTACAAAAATGGTCACTGTGGTTTGTCAAAAATTGCATGTTTAGTCACTATAGTTTTTTTTTTGCAAGTTTAGTCATTGTGGTTTCAAAAAATTACAATTATAGTCACTGTGATTTCAAAAAATTGCAATTTACTCACTGACGTTAATTTGATCCGTTAAGTGTCAGTCACATGCTTAGCATGTGAGGGTACTTTAGTCCTTTTAAATTATAGACTGAAACTTAATTACCCTTTCTTTTTCTTTCACCTCTCTTCCAACCTAAAATAAATAAATCCTAATTTTTATCCACCAAACATCAAAGATATTTATCATCTTCAAACATCATCAAAACAAATACTCCTATTTAAATCTGCAGCTACATCAAAATAAATACTCCTATCAAATATAAGAAGAAATGGATAAAGCTACAGATCTACTTCATCACCACCACCAGTGATGGAATCCGTAATTAATTCCACCATTGGTCACAGCCGTAATTaattccaccaccaccaccggtgaCGGAATCCGGTTCATCGACACATGTGACGGCCTTCACCGTTCACCGTAATTAATTTCATCACCATCACCGCCATCACCGTTCACGGCCTTCAACACCTCCACCATCACCGCGATCACCGTTTACGGCCTTCAACACCTCCACCATCATCGCTGCCATCGTCGTGTCTCTTGCTGGATGGTTTGCAGATCTGGGTTTTAATCAGTCAGAACTGAAAAGGTTTGATTTGAATAGTTGATTAGTTTTTCTTTTTGTTTTGGAGTTTATTTGATGAAAGTGGATGATCTGGTTTAGTTTTTCTTTATGTTCTTTATGCAGATATATAGTTTCAACAATTTGTTTGGTTTGTTTATGAAAAAAGCTGACCATGTATATTTTTGTTttgtactttatttaataattgtaattttGATTAAGTTTTAATCTTAGGGTTTTAATTTTTAATGGTAGTGATTGAAGAAAAGGGTTCGAAAAAGTGAGTTTGTGATAATATCTTTGATGTATTTTTTTCCCATACTTAATATGTTTGATTAAAGATAGATTGGGTTTGTAaaatttaaatatatgtttgatatTTAGAAATTGATTGAAGAAAAGGAAAATCaagttagggtttaattattttaGGTGGAGAGGAAGAGGTGAAGTAAAAggaaaaatagaaaagaaaaattAAAGGACGAAAATACCCCTCACGTGACAAGCACATGATGTGTCTTAACGGTCCTAATTCACGTCCGTGAATTTTAGTGACTAAATTTGTAATTTTTAAAAACCATAGTGACtaaaaatgcaaaaaaaaaaaccATAGTGACTAAACATGCAATTTTTGACAAACCACAGTGACCATTTTTGTAATTAAGTCTTCATAATACAAGTAAATTAGGTGAAAATAAAATAAACTATACTGTACTCAAAAGAGAGTGGTTTCACGTGTTTCAAGGACAAATACTACAGAAAAGAAAAATGAGTATCTCTCTTTCTTCAACCTTCATTTCCAAACCCCATTTCCATCATTTTCTGTATTTCTTCTTCAAAATTTTACCTCAAACAAAATCTACcatgaaatcactatatatacaacATTACTTACTCAAAAGGTAGTAGGGGCGGATATCCTTCCCTGCCCTCAATAAGATCCGCCCCTGCATGTATAGTTGCTTCATATCTTTTGCAATAATTTTGGAAAGACGATCGTCAAGTAATCCGTCGCGGCAACGCGCGACTGACCACATACTTGTTATAGTGTAATTATAGAGTATTTTGAGATTTAGAGAGAATAGAGAGAATTAGATTGTGTGCTTTCAACCAAAACCCAATaccatctatttatactacactTGTAGGGGTAAAATGGTCCATAAAAATTCAAAAATCTGCAAAAAAGGGTAAAAAACGgctctttttttttaaaaccgaaaCAGAAAAAAATCCGGTTTTTATCCGGATAAAAAAAATCCGGATTTTTATCCGGAAAAAATCCGGTCCAATTCGAACGTTAGGATCCGGTCGGATCCGGATCGGATCCAAGAACCGGTTTCGGATCTGACAAAAACCGGATCTGACCGGATCCGATTTCGgatttttttcggatattttccgGATCCGGTTTTTTTGTGCATATGTACGCTTAAACCTTGATTGTCCTCAAACTAACTATAGTTCAAAACATCTCACTTAAAAACAAATTACTTGAATTTTCAAAGCAATAGAAGTTTAGAGCACAATAGGCCAAGTGCAATAAGCTCGAGAGAATTTATATCAACCCCTCCCCCACTTACAATCATGTAATGCCTTAATTGCGCAGTCTTCTCTTTAACTCCCAATGTGGTGAACTTTTTTCGGTTTTTTCCTCTTCAACACAACAATCAATGGAAATGCATGGGGTCATTAtgttacatgaaaaaaaaaaaaaaaaaaaaaaaaaaacaaattaaatTCGAGAGGGCAAGGGATAAAGGGAGTTAGAACTTCCCGGGCATAAAGCCGAAGATTGGGGAACGATGGTGACAAATAGCGCATAACTGACTCGGCATAAGAACATCATCTATTCCTCGATCGTTATCACACACAAATTTCAACACAACATAgactttgctgaacttaatgtcagtcttggaAATTTAGCACATCCACACAAACTTTAGGCACAAACATAATAAACAAAAGAACATAACATAAAAGGTGACGGCATACAAGGTCCACCGCCCTCACCATTGTCTCACAAACATAACAGGAATTTAAATAGTTCAGCAAAGTACGTAACTAAAATAAGTCCAAAATATAACAGTACGGATAATCTAACGGGCACGCAGGCCCTCATCTCAAATAATCTCCGTATGGCCAAAAAGATGAACCCGATCCGTCCCTTTTGGGGCGACCATTGGGAAACTCCCGTTGAAACCTGCGTTGAGCATCCTCTAATGCTGCTCGCTCATCATAAACTGGTGCTGTAGGTGGGTGAGCTGGGTTATCATAATACAAGGGCCTCTGGTAGTGAGTCCCATAATACTCGGCCGGGTTTGAGGAGAATAACTCGAAATTGTGCCGATGCCAATCCCCACGATAGTTACTCCAACCCAGATCATATCGCGTAGCTCTCACGATATCCTCAACCCTCTGTTGGCTCTGCTCCATTCTTTGTTGGCTCTGCTCCATTctttgctggtgctgctgctgcgaCTCATTATACTGAGTGAACTGTTGTTGCCGCTGCTCATGCTGGGCATCCACGTTACGAAAACCAACCCGCATATCGTGAAAACCTCTAACCATCTCTGAGTGTAACTGACCCATCATATCAACAATAAGAATCCAAGATGAAGGAAAAACACAACGTGCAAGTATAGTGTAGGCATCTTGAGTTAAAGAAACAGTAGACACTAGAGCCAATTCACAATATTTCTAAACTTTGCACAATGGCTGTTTGAAGGTTTTAGGCATGTGACATCAGGTTTTGAAGGTTCGGACTCCACACGCTGTATTTGGATACCACAAGGACCCCCGAAGTTGAAAAAATAGTTTTGGACTAGGCCTGTTTTTTGAGGTATACCACAGGGACCCCCCGCGTAATTTTGTCTCTACCTTGACTCATAGTTATGGAATCTCAGGTGATAAAAACTAATACACAGTTGACACTATGGATAAACAGATATAGTAAGTATAATAAGAGCTAAAGTAAATGCATGAAGTCAAACAACACCCTGACATCCAGACAACCTTGAAGGATAAAACAGCATGCAACATGAGGGAGATAAAGAGGCAAGTCAAGTAGTTTTTGTGATAAACTATCAAGTCAACGTATATATACCTTCTGTTCAAGATCTGCACATTTAGCTTCGAGTGACCGCAATCTCTGCAACCAAAGAAATATATGATGAGTATAATGGGAGAAAATTAAATGCATGAAGCCAAACAATACAGAAAGACAAACTTTATATATAAAACAGCCCGATGCAGGAGGGAGATAAAAATGTGAGTCAGGTActtttgtgatatatatatatatatatatatatatatatatatatatatatatataaagtggtaggatcaagagggaagtaaccattcggggggaagcggggggaagcaaaacttttttttttttcctttcgttttttgaaaaatctttgttcacgaacattatagatgagatgaaaatatgaacatttagtagagacactttgtgataaatgtttttattttggcgggaaaacgctcgaagaagtaatatataacaattatcgtgtttttcgagcgtattttgaggttttagctattggtgtttagatattagggtttagggtttagatttagggtttagatttaggatttagattgagtttttaacacgaacggtttagattttagggctaaattttacttcacaaaacatgaaaaaaaaacgttcatatacttcacgaacaatattatcttgaatgttatttttgtcgatcgttttcccgcctaaataatcacattcatcacgaagtgtctcttctaaatgttcatatttctgttcatattttcgtgtgatcttgatgccgggaaaaaaaaatttcaaaaaaaacaaaaaaaaaaaattttttgcttcctccgcttccctccgattggttaattccccattgatcctgcccctatatatatatatatatatatatatatatatatatatatatatatatatatatatatatatatatagtggtaggatcaaggggaagTAATCAATtggagggaagcggggggaagcaaattttttttttttttttcgttctttgaaaaaactttgttcacgaacattatagattggatgaaaatatgaacatttaataaagacactttgtgataaatgtttttattttggcgggaaaacgctcgaagaagtaatatatatcgTGTTttacgagcgtatgttgaggttttagatattagggtttagatattaggatttatagggtttagatattagggtttagaaatttagggtttagggtttagatttagggtctagatttaggatttagattgagtttttaacacgaatggtttagggtttagggtttgtggttacccaaaaccccaaaccctaaaccctaaactctaaatcgggctaaattttacttcacaaaacatgaagaaaaaaaaaaaacgttaacattcttcacgatcaatattatcttgaatgttatttttgtcgatcgttttcccgcataaataataacatttatcacgaagtgtcttttctaaatgttcatattttcgtgtgatcttgatgcctgaaaaaaaatatccaaaaaaaacgaaaaaaaaaaaatttggttcctccgcttccccccgattggttacttccccattgatctgcccctatatatatatatatatatatatatatatatatatatatatatatatatatatatatatatatatatatatataatcaagagggaaacacttttacTTTTTTGGGAGGAAGTGGGGGCAAGTAATTTTATTtcgtttttttcgatttttttttttttcaggcatcaagatcacatgaaaatatgaacatttaaaaagacacttcgtgatgaatgttattattttggcgggaaaacgctcgaagagaaAAATGAGAACATGCATCATGTGTAATATTATGCTTCTGAgttttttttagggtttaaaaattagggtttagtaattaaggtttagaaattagggtttagaaattagggtttagattgaatttttaacacgaacgctttaaagtttagggtttagggactaaatccaaaacactaaaccctaaactctaaatcgggctaaattttgaaaaaatattattaggaataacattactcatgatgaatgttatcaattaattcttcgatcgttttcccgcctaaataataacattcatcacaaagtgtcttttttaaatgttcataattTCACCTAAACTAGATgtctggaaaaaaaaaaaattcgaaaaaaacaaaaaaaaatttacttccccccaaaaaagtgcttctctcttgattatgaccctatataTTATATAGATTATGACCCTATATATAGATTTACCTTCTGTTCAAGATGAGCACGAGCACATTTAGCTTCGAGTGACCGCACTCTCTGCAATAAATTTTTTTTGTGGTAAGCATGAAAGTAAGATACTACAAGTCTTCAATTTTCTATCAGTTTCAAAGAGAGGACCTCGCGTAACTCTTCATCAGCAACACAGACCCGATTTACATACAGAATCCTAACATCCTTCACTTTGGATACTTTGTTGCACTGAGGGCACTGATAATTAAAAGACAAGTGTAATCAGATAGATAGTTATGCAATTAGACAATTATATATTGTATTTCTAGAAAAAATAAGTAAACCTTCCCATGACTCCGACGATTTTTAAGCCATTTCGTTACACAAGACCATCCAAATAAATGCCCACAAGGAAGACAACTGCACTCAGCACATGATAACAAACAGTGAGTCAAAACTGTAAATATCCAGCTCTATGCTTATCAACAAAAACAAATCATTCAAGATATTTAATTGAACCTAAGAAAATAGAAAAATTATTTTAATTCAGACAATTAGTTTCACTTCAAACTTTATTGATTACTCAAGTAATATCTCAATTGTTTTCAGCCTACAAAGAAATTTTAATATGCATTGGAGTTTAATTACACTACTGAACTAAACCTAATATTCGGAGTGTCACTAAG
The window above is part of the Rutidosis leptorrhynchoides isolate AG116_Rl617_1_P2 chromosome 1, CSIRO_AGI_Rlap_v1, whole genome shotgun sequence genome. Proteins encoded here:
- the LOC139864869 gene encoding uncharacterized protein, which produces MDFNRSIQDEVEEEQIEDNVTLEERLEHLNLDDQLENDELENDEVENDDGSDYDDDDDYEDYDNNNNNDNDDDEEEEEEEEIDAYEGEEVDEVIPVSVSNSALHDSEGRNIDSNKSDTDGLTCPICYEAWTDGGDHKVCCLPCGHLFGWSCVTKWLKNRRSHGKCPQCNKVSKVKDVRILYVNRVCVADEELRERVRSLEAKCARAHLEQKRLRSLEAKCADLEQKLHSEMVRGFHDMRVGFRNVDAQHEQRQQQFTQYNESQQQHQQRMEQSQQRMEQSQQRVEDIVRATRYDLGWSNYRGDWHRHNFELFSSNPAEYYGTHYQRPLYYDNPAHPPTAPVYDERAALEDAQRRFQREFPNGRPKRDGSGSSFWPYGDYLR